The Prochlorococcus marinus CUG1417 genome includes the window TTTTTGAGTAACACTTATTAGGAAGGGGGAAACTCTAAAAATTTTAGCCTTCTTTTCGCTAAATTTTTCACATAGGGATATAACTTCGTTTGAGTCCCACGCCTTAGGACCAACCAATGGCAATGATATTCTATGAGTTTTTGGATTATTAACTGCTGCAACAATAACTTTTGCCATATCTTGGGTGTTCATGTATGCGATTTTGGTTGGAGTTCCACTCATCCATACTGCTTGACTATCTAAAATTGGGATAGCAAATTGACCTATAACTCCTTGCATAAAAGCTGCACATTTGAAGATTGTATAATCTAAAGTAGATCCTTCAAGAAGTTTTTCAGTACAATATTTAATGTCCATTAATGGAACATTTCTAAATTTCTCTGTTAAGAGGATTGAAAGGAATATGACTCTTTTTACGTTTAAAGATTCACAAGCATTAAATAAGTTAAGTTTTCCATCCCAATCTATTTCATAAATACTTTTAGGATCCTCTGGTTTACTAGTAGCAGCATCAATAACAGCTTCGATGTCTTGCAATGCATATTCAATATCAGAAGAATTTAATAAATTACCTTTTGTTAATTCACAACCCCATTCTTGTAGAAAGGAGGCTTTTCTTGGGTTTCTTACAAAGCATCGTACTTCGTGACCATCTTCTATAGCTTGCTTTGCTATTTGTCTCCCAAGTGTCCCTGTTGCTCCTACTAAAAGAATCTTCATATTTAAGATTTACTTAACCTGTAGACAATAACTCAAATTGTAATGTATTCGTGAGAATCAATCTCCCTGAAACTTTAATAACAATGCACCACCAACCAACCCTATTGGTATCAGTATCCAAAAAACTGCTGCAATACTAAAAATTTCTTTAGCCATAGTAAAATTTTATGATTACTATAATTTACATTCAATATACATTTATTTGTTAAAAAAGTAGATAATGCAAATATCTTGAAAATTTTTGATTTATATGAATAATAATTTCAAAGAAAATATGAACTTTCCTAATTACTGGAATTGGAAAGGTTTTAAAATTTGCTGGAGTGTTAGAGGCGAAGAGAATGAAATTCCAATTATCTTTCTCCATGGATTTGGCGCTAGTCGAAAACATTGGAGAAACAATTTAGAATTTTTTGCGAAAAGGAATTGTGCCTCTTATTCTTTGGATTTAATAGGATTTGGGGAATCAGATCAACCTGGGATAAGACAAATAGGAAGATTAAATAATGAGATTTGGTGTAATCAAGTAAGAGACTTTATTGCACAGGTCATAAGACCAAAAAGTTCTGGGAAAGTCATTCTTATTGGCAATTCCCTTGGATCATTAGTTGCTTTAACTTGTGCTGTTTCATTAGAAGACCAAATTGCAACAGTTATTGCATCGGCTTTACCAGATCAAATTCAAGGGAATAAAAAAACCTTAACGAATAAAGATGTTTTTAAAAAATTCAAAGATAGATTCATAAAAATATTTTTTATATTTTTCCCTTTAGAGATTATTTTATTTTTAATAACCAAATTAGGAGTTATCAGACTGGGTCTAAATACTGCTTATTTCAAAAAAGATAATATCAATAGCGAACTTATAGATTTAGTAACAAAACCAGTTTTAAGGAAAACTTCAGCTAGATCATTAAGAGCAATGTGTATTGGAATGTCTTTAAGAGATGAAAAATTACAAACCTCTTATCTTTTAAGTAAACTAAGCTCCTCAAAAAAAGTTCCTTTTCTATTAATTTGGGGAGATAAGGATAATTTCATACCTTTGTTTGTTGGTAAAAAGATTGCAAATTTTCATAGATGGGTAAAATTAAAAATAGTTCCCAATTCAGGGCATTGTATTCATGATGAAGATCCCTCAGTTTTCAATAACATCTCTTATGAATGGATTAGAGATTTAAAAACCCTTTAAAATATGAAACATACACTATCAGTTCTAGTAGAAGACGAATCTGGAGCTTTGAGCAGAATCTCAGGTCTCTTTGCCAGAAGAGGATTCAATATAGACAGTCTCGCAGTAGGGCCAGCAGAATCCAAGGGAATTTCAAGATTAACTATGGTTGTAGAAGGTGACGATGAGACTCTTCAACAAATGACTAAACAACTTAATAAATTATTTAATGTTTTAGGAGTAGTAGATTTTACTAATCTCGCAGCCGTTGAAAGAGAATTGATGTTATTAAAAGTTTCATCGAAAGAAGATACAAGAAGTAATATCTTGGATATTGTTCAGATATTCCGTGCAAAAGTTGTTGACGTTTCAGATATAGCCTTAACACTCGAAGTAGTTGGAGATCCTGGAAAGTTAGTTGCTTTAGAGAAATTACTCGAACCCTACGGCATCCTTGAAATAGCGAGAACTGGCAAGGTAGCCCTTAAACGATCTTCAGGGGTCAATACAGAAATGTTAAAAATAAACAAATATTCTCTAGAAATTTAATTATAAATCTGGACTTCCTTGATATAGTCTTCTTTATCTATTTTTTTTAGTACATCTAATCCTTTAATAATCTTTCCAAAAATTGAATATCTTCCGTCAAGTTCTGGAATCTTATTAGTTACAAAAAAAAATTCAGTAGAAGAAGATTTGTTTTTGCCGCTCTTAACCATTGCGATTGAACCACTTTCAAAAGTATTAACTAATTTCTCAGTCTCAGAAATTTTTTTTATTTGATAACTGTATCTTGGTTTAATTTCTTTTTGAAATTTTATTTCTAAGGGGATTGAAGGACTTGTTTTATTTAGGTTTTGATTTCGATCATTATAAAATGTATTTTTCTGATTAACACCACTATGAACAAATTTTAGTTGAGGATAATTTATTATTTTATAAAATTTTTGATTTTCATAAATATTGTTGTCTACGTTTTCTATAAAATTCGAAACTGTTACTGGGCTGTCTTTACCAAATAATTTCACTTCAAAATCACCTTTTGAAGTCTTAAATAGAGCTACTTTATTATTTTTAATACAACTTAATTCAAGTTTTTGGCAGTAATAATTTGAATCAATATTATTTTTATATACACAAGCTTGAACCAAAAACAAAACCTGTAAAAAAGAAAATGTTTTTAAAAAATATTTTTTTTTTATTTTAAGCCCTCCAAATTAACATCCAAAAATTTAGCCAGACGAGCCCCTTCTTCTTCAACTTGAAGTAGTGGTTTAAGATCGCCTGCTCCGCTTAGAGGGAGAGGTTTTTTTCTACCTTTGAGTACTAATGCAATTCTCCTTCTAGGATTAAATCCCTCACTAATATCCAACTTAACTGATTTAATTTCATCAAAATTTAATTTAACTTCAATATCTTTAAATAATCCTTTTCTTTTTATTTCCACAGATTTTGATGATTTATCAAAATAATTACTCCCTGAACCAAAATTTATGTAAACCAAATACCACAAGTAAAAATTTAATAGATTGGCAATGACTCCGTATGCTCCCATTATGATTCCTTGAGGGATAAACAATAAAGTTGAAGGATTCCCTAAAGGTAATAAATCCCTTCCTGTATAACTAGATATAGAGGCCAAAAGAAAACCAATACCTCCTATAGTTAGCATGCCTCCAATAATATAATTTGAAATTTTTCTTGATCCACCAATTTTTTGTTCGATTTTATCGAAAGACGTGAGGTCTGAATTCATTTTTATCTTTTTTTAGAGCCTAATTCAGATAATTTAACAAACTAAGGGAGTATTCTTACCTAATTTTTAATAAAAAAGTCAGGAAAGCTTTACAAGGCATTTCAGATATACAAATATTTCCCCACATTACTCTCAATCTTTGTTACAGTCACTGCGTATCCCGAAGCTAAAAACGATTTCTCATGACGATCGCAGTTGGTAGCGCCCCACAAAGAGGATGGTTTGATGTCCTTGATGATTGGTTGAAGCGCGACCGCTTTGTATTTATTGGTTGGTCCGGACTACTTCTACTTCCTTGTGCATATCTTGCTATTGGTGGTTGGTTTGTCGGAACAACATTTGTTACCTCTTGGTACACACACGGAGTTGCAAGCTCATACCTTGAAGGTTGTAACTTTTTAACAGCAGCTGTAAGCACCCCTGGTGATGCCATGGGACACAGTCTTCTATTCTTATGGGGTCCTGAAGCCCAAGGTAGTTTTGTAAGATGGCTACAACTTGGTGGTCTTTGGAACTTCGTCGCATTACATGGAGTATTTGGCCTAATTGGTTTTATGCTTCGTCAGTTTGAAATTGCTGGCCTTGTTGGAATTAGACCATACAACGCGTTAGCTTTCTCAGCAGTAATCGCAGTATTCACAAGCATTTTCCTTATTTATCCTTTAGGACAGCATAGTTGGTTCTTCGCACCTTCATTTGGTGTTGCAGCAATCTTCCGTTATATCCTGTTCATTCAAGGTTTTCACAATATCACTTTAAATCCTTTCCACATGATGGGAGTTGCTGGAATTCTTGGTGGTGCTCTACTTTGCGCTATCCATGGAGCTACAGTACAAAATACTCTGTATGAAGATACAAGTATTTATACAGATGGTAAGGTTCAAAGTTCAACATTTAGAGCTTTTGACCCAACACAAGAAGAAGAAACCTATTCAATGATTACAGCGAATAGATTCTGGAGTCAAATCTTCGGTATTGCTTTCTCAAACAAGCGTTTCTTACATTTCTTGATGCTATTTGTACCTGTTATGGGTATGTGGACATCTTCAATTGGCATTGTAGGCTTAGCACTAAACTTAAGAGCTTATGATTTCGTAAGCCAAGAAATCCGTGCAGCAGAAGATCCAGAATTTGAAACTTTCTATACAAAAAATATACTTTTGAACGAAGGTATGCGAGCATGGATGTCTTCTGTGGATCAACCACACGAAAACTTTGTATTCCCTGAGGAGGTTCTTCCACGTGGAAACGCCCTTTAATAATCTATTAAGAGCTCCAAACCAAAGTATTGAGGAAACTGGTTATGCCTGGTATGTAGGCAACGCTAGATTAATCAATTTATCTGGACGTTTATTAGGAGCTCACATTGCTCACTCTGGACTAATAGTCTTTTGGGCGGGAGCAATGATGCTCTTTGAGGTTAATCATTTTACTTTTGATAAACCAATGTGGGAGCAAGGTTTAATCTGTATGCCACACGTTGCAATGTTTGGCTATGGAATAGGCCCCGGTGGTGAAGTTACTGATATCATGCCTTTCTTCCAAGCAGGTGTGGTTCACTTGATAGCTTCTGCTGTTCTTGGTTTTGGTGGTATTTACCATTCATTAGCAGGTCCAGAAAAACTTGAAGAAGATTTTCCATTTTTCTCCACAGATTGGAGAGATAAAAATCAAATGACAAATATCCTTGGATATCATTTGATTGTTCTAGGTATAGGTGCACTAGCATGGTCAGTAAACTGGTGTTTTATTGGCGGTGCATATGACACATGGGCACCTGGTGGTGGTGAAGTTAGACTTGTAAATCCAACTTTAGATCCAAGAGTTATTCTTGGTTATCTATTCAGATCTCCATGGGGAGGGGCTGGTTCTATAATCGGTGTTAACTCCATAGAAGATATTGTTGGTGGACATGTTTATGTGGGTATTACTGCAATTATTGGAGGAATATTCCATATCTTTACTAAACCCTTTGGATGGGCAAGAAGAGCATTCATCTGGAATGGTGAAGGACTATTAAGTTATGCTCTTGGTGGAATTTGTGTAGCAAGTTTTATCGCTTCAACATTCATCTGGTTTAACAACACTGCTTACCCCTCTGAATTTTATGGCCCTACAAATGCTGAAGCTTCACAGGCTCAAAGCTTTACTTTCCTAGTGAGAGATCAAAGAATTGGAGCTAATGTAGGTTCAACAATGGGACCAACAGGTTTAGGTAAGTATCTCATGAGATCTCCTACTGGTGAAATTATATTTGGTGGTGAAACAATGAGATTTTGGGATTTCAGAGGCCCATGGTTAGAGCCTTTAAGAGGACCTAATGGATTAAGCCTTGAGAAAATCCAGAATGATATTCAGCCTTGGCAAGTAAGAAGAGCTGCTGAATATATGACTCATGCTCCTAACGCTTCTATCAACTCTGTTGGTGGAATCATTACAGAGCCTAATGCTGTTAACTTCGTTAACTTAAGACAGTGGTTAGCTGCAGCTCAATTCTTCCTAGGATGGTTTACATTCATCGGTCACCTTTGGCATGCAGGACGTGCTAGAGCAGCCGCTGCTGGTTTCGAAAAAGGAATCGACAGAAAGAGTGAACCAGCTCTAGAAATGCCTGATTTAGATTAACTTCTATCTCAATTTAAAAACCCTATCAAAAGATAGGGTTTTTTTTTGCTCAATTTTACTATCTATATAAATTTTCTCTGAGCCATGGCAGGCTTAAACCCATTACATTACTGAAACAACCCTCTATCTTATCTATATATTTCCCGCCTATACCTTCCAAGGCAAATCCTCCGGCGCAATATAAAGGTTCATTTGTATCTACATAACTCTTGATCTCCCAATCTTCCAACTTAGAAAAATAAACTCTTGAACTTACTGTTTTTTTTATTATTTCAGCAATTTTAAAATTTTTGGAAGTTGAATCAAAATTCCCAATTATTAGAGTATGACCAGTATGTAAAAATCCAAATTCTCCAGACATTTTTTTCCATCTAATAAATGCCTCCTCTTTATTAGATGGTTTTCCATAAGCTTCTCCTTTAAATTCAAAAATTGAATCGCACCC containing:
- the petM gene encoding cytochrome b6-f complex subunit PetM; this translates as MAKEIFSIAAVFWILIPIGLVGGALLLKFQGD
- a CDS encoding alpha/beta fold hydrolase; translation: MNNNFKENMNFPNYWNWKGFKICWSVRGEENEIPIIFLHGFGASRKHWRNNLEFFAKRNCASYSLDLIGFGESDQPGIRQIGRLNNEIWCNQVRDFIAQVIRPKSSGKVILIGNSLGSLVALTCAVSLEDQIATVIASALPDQIQGNKKTLTNKDVFKKFKDRFIKIFFIFFPLEIILFLITKLGVIRLGLNTAYFKKDNINSELIDLVTKPVLRKTSARSLRAMCIGMSLRDEKLQTSYLLSKLSSSKKVPFLLIWGDKDNFIPLFVGKKIANFHRWVKLKIVPNSGHCIHDEDPSVFNNISYEWIRDLKTL
- a CDS encoding photosystem I assembly protein Ycf4, yielding MNSDLTSFDKIEQKIGGSRKISNYIIGGMLTIGGIGFLLASISSYTGRDLLPLGNPSTLLFIPQGIIMGAYGVIANLLNFYLWYLVYINFGSGSNYFDKSSKSVEIKRKGLFKDIEVKLNFDEIKSVKLDISEGFNPRRRIALVLKGRKKPLPLSGAGDLKPLLQVEEEGARLAKFLDVNLEGLK
- the psbC gene encoding photosystem II reaction center protein CP43, yielding METPFNNLLRAPNQSIEETGYAWYVGNARLINLSGRLLGAHIAHSGLIVFWAGAMMLFEVNHFTFDKPMWEQGLICMPHVAMFGYGIGPGGEVTDIMPFFQAGVVHLIASAVLGFGGIYHSLAGPEKLEEDFPFFSTDWRDKNQMTNILGYHLIVLGIGALAWSVNWCFIGGAYDTWAPGGGEVRLVNPTLDPRVILGYLFRSPWGGAGSIIGVNSIEDIVGGHVYVGITAIIGGIFHIFTKPFGWARRAFIWNGEGLLSYALGGICVASFIASTFIWFNNTAYPSEFYGPTNAEASQAQSFTFLVRDQRIGANVGSTMGPTGLGKYLMRSPTGEIIFGGETMRFWDFRGPWLEPLRGPNGLSLEKIQNDIQPWQVRRAAEYMTHAPNASINSVGGIITEPNAVNFVNLRQWLAAAQFFLGWFTFIGHLWHAGRARAAAAGFEKGIDRKSEPALEMPDLD
- a CDS encoding NAD(P)H-binding protein; translation: MKILLVGATGTLGRQIAKQAIEDGHEVRCFVRNPRKASFLQEWGCELTKGNLLNSSDIEYALQDIEAVIDAATSKPEDPKSIYEIDWDGKLNLFNACESLNVKRVIFLSILLTEKFRNVPLMDIKYCTEKLLEGSTLDYTIFKCAAFMQGVIGQFAIPILDSQAVWMSGTPTKIAYMNTQDMAKVIVAAVNNPKTHRISLPLVGPKAWDSNEVISLCEKFSEKKAKIFRVSPFLISVTQKVVSFFQDSLNVAERLAFAEVTSSGESLDADMSKTYEILELKKEDMTSLESYIKEYYQQILKRLKEMEADLNIEEKKRLPF
- a CDS encoding nucleoside triphosphate pyrophosphatase, which gives rise to MLILASASQSRKKLLENCQIKFLQISSNFDESSIKEKNIYKLALELSFHKANSLSENIHKISLPEEFNYGPVEILGCDSIFEFKGEAYGKPSNKEEAFIRWKKMSGEFGFLHTGHTLIIGNFDSTSKNFKIAEIIKKTVSSRVYFSKLEDWEIKSYVDTNEPLYCAGGFALEGIGGKYIDKIEGCFSNVMGLSLPWLRENLYR
- the ilvN gene encoding acetolactate synthase small subunit, whose product is MKHTLSVLVEDESGALSRISGLFARRGFNIDSLAVGPAESKGISRLTMVVEGDDETLQQMTKQLNKLFNVLGVVDFTNLAAVERELMLLKVSSKEDTRSNILDIVQIFRAKVVDVSDIALTLEVVGDPGKLVALEKLLEPYGILEIARTGKVALKRSSGVNTEMLKINKYSLEI
- the psbD gene encoding photosystem II D2 protein (photosystem q(a) protein), which encodes MTIAVGSAPQRGWFDVLDDWLKRDRFVFIGWSGLLLLPCAYLAIGGWFVGTTFVTSWYTHGVASSYLEGCNFLTAAVSTPGDAMGHSLLFLWGPEAQGSFVRWLQLGGLWNFVALHGVFGLIGFMLRQFEIAGLVGIRPYNALAFSAVIAVFTSIFLIYPLGQHSWFFAPSFGVAAIFRYILFIQGFHNITLNPFHMMGVAGILGGALLCAIHGATVQNTLYEDTSIYTDGKVQSSTFRAFDPTQEEETYSMITANRFWSQIFGIAFSNKRFLHFLMLFVPVMGMWTSSIGIVGLALNLRAYDFVSQEIRAAEDPEFETFYTKNILLNEGMRAWMSSVDQPHENFVFPEEVLPRGNAL
- a CDS encoding peptidylprolyl isomerase, encoding MFLVQACVYKNNIDSNYYCQKLELSCIKNNKVALFKTSKGDFEVKLFGKDSPVTVSNFIENVDNNIYENQKFYKIINYPQLKFVHSGVNQKNTFYNDRNQNLNKTSPSIPLEIKFQKEIKPRYSYQIKKISETEKLVNTFESGSIAMVKSGKNKSSSTEFFFVTNKIPELDGRYSIFGKIIKGLDVLKKIDKEDYIKEVQIYN